In one Chitinophaga sancti genomic region, the following are encoded:
- a CDS encoding hotdog fold thioesterase produces the protein MKPIWRSLNISLDQLNENGANTMATFLGMEFTEIGPDYLRMMMPVNERTRQPYGLLHGGASVALAETVGSVASALIIDPEKQFVVGQEINANHIRGIKEGYVHAIARPLHLGGSSHVWDIRICDEHNKLICVSRLTVAIRDRK, from the coding sequence ATGAAACCGATCTGGCGTTCTTTAAATATATCCCTGGACCAGTTGAATGAGAATGGGGCGAATACGATGGCGACCTTTCTTGGAATGGAGTTTACAGAAATTGGGCCTGACTACCTGCGGATGATGATGCCGGTGAATGAGCGTACGCGTCAGCCATACGGTTTATTGCATGGAGGTGCTTCTGTAGCGCTGGCAGAAACGGTGGGAAGTGTGGCTTCTGCACTGATCATTGATCCTGAAAAGCAGTTTGTGGTAGGGCAGGAGATCAATGCGAACCATATCAGGGGGATAAAAGAGGGGTATGTGCATGCAATAGCGAGGCCATTGCATCTGGGGGGTAGCTCGCATGTATGGGACATCAGGATATGTGATGAACACAATAAGTTAATATGTGTAAGCCGCCTGACGGTGGCGATCAGAGATAGGAAATAA
- a CDS encoding NUDIX hydrolase encodes MQKDTVIYLNEHPLFILATHQAIPAQYKEAALFPEPDTNTIEATLQALETGKSPAAIFIHPDPHELLETIKSYFTILVAGGGLITNQEEEVLMMFRNDKWDLPKGKLDEGESLETCALREVREETGLHNVHIEHKITETFHYYTYKEKKILKHTYWYKMKFTGTELTIPQIEEGIVDIQWIKPEHLGKYLKFSYLNIEAVFKQEGYAV; translated from the coding sequence ATGCAAAAGGATACCGTTATTTACCTCAACGAACACCCGCTGTTCATCCTTGCCACCCACCAGGCCATACCAGCCCAATACAAGGAAGCAGCCCTGTTCCCGGAACCAGATACAAACACAATCGAAGCAACCCTTCAGGCATTAGAAACAGGAAAATCCCCTGCCGCCATCTTCATTCACCCGGACCCGCATGAACTGCTGGAAACCATCAAAAGCTACTTCACCATACTCGTCGCCGGCGGTGGCCTCATCACCAACCAGGAAGAAGAAGTACTCATGATGTTCAGAAATGACAAATGGGACCTGCCAAAAGGGAAACTCGACGAAGGAGAAAGTCTCGAAACCTGTGCACTAAGAGAAGTAAGGGAAGAAACCGGCCTTCATAACGTGCACATCGAACATAAAATCACCGAAACCTTCCATTATTATACCTACAAGGAAAAGAAAATACTTAAACACACCTACTGGTATAAAATGAAATTTACCGGTACAGAACTCACCATCCCGCAAATCGAAGAAGGGATTGTCGATATTCAATGGATCAAACCGGAACATCTGGGTAAATACCTGAAATTCTCTTATCTGAATATTGAAGCTGTGTTCAAACAGGAAGGTTATGCTGTATAA
- the coaD gene encoding pantetheine-phosphate adenylyltransferase, with translation MQRIALFPGSFDPITLGHTDIIDRALDLFDEIVIGIGTNSSKTPMFSLEQRMQWIRDIYAHTPKVKVLTYAGLTAKFCEETGARFILRGIRGVVDFEYEKAIADVNRMMDNKLETVFLSCTPKYSTIASSLVRDVLKYGGDATPLLPEQVLKHIKP, from the coding sequence ATGCAACGCATTGCTTTATTTCCAGGTAGTTTTGACCCCATTACATTGGGCCATACTGATATTATAGATCGTGCCCTGGACCTGTTTGATGAGATTGTGATCGGTATCGGCACTAATTCCAGTAAGACACCTATGTTCAGCCTTGAACAACGTATGCAGTGGATCAGGGATATTTATGCCCACACCCCGAAGGTGAAAGTGCTCACTTATGCCGGGTTGACGGCAAAGTTCTGCGAGGAGACCGGCGCCCGTTTTATATTGAGGGGGATTCGTGGGGTGGTGGATTTTGAATATGAAAAGGCGATTGCAGACGTGAACAGGATGATGGATAATAAGCTGGAGACCGTATTTTTGAGTTGTACACCGAAATACTCAACGATTGCATCTTCGTTGGTACGGGATGTGCTGAAGTATGGTGGCGATGCAACGCCGTTATTGCCTGAGCAGGTGTTAAAACATATTAAACCTTAA